Below is a genomic region from Miscanthus floridulus cultivar M001 chromosome 1, ASM1932011v1, whole genome shotgun sequence.
TCTAGATTTTTGGATTCAAAGGATGATGCAGAACATGAACATCCAGTGGGTCTTTCTCACCAACCTGGCAACCTCTACCTCATCAACAACAAGAacaacattatcatcattatcAATACTAGAAGTAAATGCATTTTTAGATGCATGTGCATTGTCAGTCTGTGCATTGTCATCAGCTGCCTTTGCATTCCCAGTTGCCTGTGCAGTTGGCACTGGAATATACATAGCTTCATCATCCACTCCAACATATTCTTCAACATTATGAAACATATCAAGCACTACATCTACATCTATAGCAGCTGCCTTTGGAATGTCATCAACAGACACATTGCATTTGGTTGTAGGCTCTGTAGGCATGTTAGCATCAAGGTTGCCTAACTCTACATCAGGAGGAACCACACAAAGTGGCTCCAGTGCATCAAATTCAGCATCTAAACAAGCTGCATTATCAAACACTCCAACTACAACCTAACAGCTCCTCTCCTCCTTGTACATTTCAAACATATCAACCATCTGAATCTCATTAGCTAACCTAACATCCTCATGCAATCTTTTGTCATAGAACCACACTGTAGGTTTCTGAGCAGAAGATAAATTCAACTCTTTACACAGACTACTCAGCAGCAACTCAAGTGTCAAACTCCCAAACTCGACATCCCACTTAACAATAGTTTCCTTCATGTACAATTTCCTCCCATCAGAGCCATTGGAAGCGAAAGCTTCCACTTTAACCTCTAGCACGAACATCTCACACCTAACGCAAATGAAATTGTAAATATGCAGAATGGCGTACATCTACACTAGCAAGCACATATAACCCTAATCCGAACCCTAATCCCAACACTATGATGGACAAAACGACATCAAGAGTGCAAGAAAGGTACCTACTGTCGTCGTCCTCCATCACCGCCGCCACCAATTGCCGCGGAGCACCAGTGGGGGTTATGGGGGCTCCATCGCCTTCAGTCCAGGCACGGTCGCCTCTAGGACCCCAACCACCACCGTCTGCTTACTTGCCCGGCCACCTACTCTAGTTCTCCAGCCACCGTTGTCTGCACCTCCGCCGCAGAATCGATTCAATCgcgccagccgccgccgccttgaATCGCGCTAGTCGCCGCCGTCGCCTTCAATCGCCGAGCTAGGGTTCGTCGCTGAGAAAGGGGAACAGGAAGGGGAGAAAGCGAGTGAGAGCGACGCGAGCTGCTTAACAGAGGAGGCCGATAGATAACGCTCGTTTGCGTCCCTGTACGCATACGGTGCTGACAGTGGGCCCCAGTACGCGGCATGTGTACAAAATGGCAAGGTTCAGGGATAACGGGAATTATAATGGCCTATCTCCGGATAGAGGATTTATAATGGCGTTTTTCAAAACTTGAAGAATTGTAATGACCTCAATCCAAATATCCCTATATATTTCAGGATGATGATTGACCCACAAGACAAACCTATCAGGCAATGGCTGGGCCTCCTGCGATCCATCATCAACCACCCGGACCCGTCCGAGCGCACCAGGCCTGCAGGCCCAGGGCAGCCCAGACGGTCGCCCTCGGTGCCAGACCCACCGGCCCACCGCCGTGATTGCGATGCGCCCCTCGTGGCAGAAAGAAAACCCACGCCCCGCCACGCCTAGCACGGCGCGCCACACAACACAAGCAGACAGAAGTAGCAGCAGAACACGTTACACCACCGCCGTCACGTCATCCGCCCCCGTCAAGACCAAACAAAGTGTCAAACCAACCAAACGCCTGGAGCCACTTAAACAGAACAGCCGCTGCGCGCCTGCGACACAGCGACCGGCCGACCGACGCCGACGCAGTGCGCCCTGCCCCTGCGCCGGGATCGAGAGGAACGGAGGAAGGGAATCAGCCGGCGCGCGtggagcccgccgccgccgcgtggcCTCGCCTCGGCGGGCCCATGGGGGGAAGGCTGGTGTCCATGCTCCGGTGGCCGCCGGACCTCGGCCTGCCCAGCCTGGCCGCGCTGCTCCCCTCGCCGCCCGCGCACCTCCGGGTCCAGGTCCAGGAATGGTGGCAGTGGCAGCGGTCGCGCCCCGAGCAGCTCGGCGCTGCGGCGCGGCGGTGGCCCGAGCTCGTGCGGGACGTGCCGCTCCTGGTGGACGCCGCGCTCTGGGGCGTCGTCACGGCCGTCGAGTCCGTCGCGCTCGTCTCCATGATGtgctgcttcttcctctgctGCGGCTGCACGCTCTGACGAACTTCGCAGTGCCGCCAAGCAAGTACTGCTGCTGCCAGTATGGATCCGTCTCCATGCGATTTCTTCGTTTTTGTTTACTGCGTGTGGTTGTGGTGGATTAGCTTTGTTATATTATTTGGTAGAGTTACTGTCATGGCAATGGTAACTAGGATGTGATCTATGATTGTATTTGACCGTCGGTTGTCCGCCATTTGGGGATCTGTATGACTTGGAGCAGGCTACTGTAGCGAGGGTTGTGGAGGGGATTACTAAATTGGAGGGCTTAGTAGGTGCGTGGTGGGAACGGAACGACTTTTAGTTGCGGGGAAAATATCTCAGTTTCTTATCTTAATCAGCCGAGTCAGTGTACTCCTAATAGAAATACTAGAATTATTTTTGTTAAATGAAGAATTATGCCATTTGCCATCCTCTGGCATTGGCATTCCTCCCGTCTGAAACCGGAGGTACTAGTAGTGCAGTAATACAGGCCTCGTGCTACTGTCCTGTCCTATTCCTATCCCGTTCCTTGTGGGGCATGACCACCATCTGGACCATACTCCTCGTGTCGAAGTCCTGGGAAGATCGTAACCACGGGTTGGTTCAGCCTTTGGGCCTGCATCGCACACGGAACCCTACATCTTCTCTCTTCGTTGTTTCGATTTTTGTTGTTGGTAGTAAAGTCGATTGCCCGATAATAATCCCATTGTATGCGCCAGCCCACATGTATGCAAAGGGCCAACTCCAAGCATCTGCAGACATGACTCGCGTCGCATTCGCGTTCCTGCCAGAATCGGCTAGCCTACTAACGTTAGTAACTGCAGTAGCACAGCAACAACGCCCAGCTGCCAGCCAGCAGCAATCATGCTCCCATCCGCGAAACCCACAGGAGCCGCGGTCCCTCCCAGCCGAGCCGGGGCGCCCGCCACGGCGCCAAGCGAACTAGGAAGAGACGCCGCTGCTCTCATCTCATGTGTGGCGGCGTCGGCAGCAACGCCCGATCTCCTAACGCTACCACTACCAGGCTCCCAGAGTCAGGAGTCCGGCCAACACGCTGTGTTTGTCGCCGGCAAGCAAAACGCACGGAAGGATTCACCCCGCCGTCTTCCGTGCCGTGCAGCAAAAACCTCCTTTCGGGAGCTGGTAGCAGTGGCTGCTGGACGGGCCCGGATAAGGATAAACACCGCGCACAACCACACAACCTCTGGTGTCGATACCACATAACCTCTGGATGGCTGCCTGACTGGTAAGTTCGTAAACCTCATTTTCCGTCGCTATCGAGCATTATTTGCTTTTTGCATACGAATCAATGCGTATGGAACCAATGTGAGTATATCCAACGATAACCAAAGTTTAGGTCATGTTCGTTTGgatttgtttggcttataagtcatggttgAAGGTaccgttggctggtttggtgtaagagaaaaatacggttcgttgactgataagtcatggcttataagccaaatacgacccagCGAATAGGATTTTTTAATTGCTTTGTATACGGATCAACGCGTGTGGAACCAATGTGAGCATCCAACGATAACCAAAGTCTGCTTTTGCATCATTTCAGTGCTTCCGATAACCAAAGTCTGCTTTTGCATCATTCCGAAAATCGAAAACATCACTGCAGTGCATCTGCAGAATTGTTGTAGCTTCGAAGCGGCACGGCAGATTTACATCCCACAAGATCTCAACAAAACAACTTAACAGAAAGTCTGCTTTCTCACTTCGAAAGAGAAACTGTTTGTTTTAGTATTGTATGCGGCAACTAAATAAAAATGACAACctatcaggaccactagatgcccATTCAATCGATGGGATGAGAGGTGAGATTTTTTTACGCTTAAGCCTCCCACCCGccggtctttttttttttttttttttgcgcttaagccctctaaccccatccattggatcaacatctagtggtcctgattggtagttttcaaatttgcaCAGGTTAATTTATTTTCACCTGATATGTTGCCAATAAAAATAGCATAATATAAGCATTTTTAGCTTCCCGCACCAGGCGTTGCAAAACAACTCCGTACTTATAAGAAATCGAGCAAGCAACTTTTTTAGCTCGAATAGTTTTCTGCCAAGATACAGCTAGCATAATTCCTTAGAGGCGCATTTTACATGTGCCAAAAATATCATAAATGGGAGCCACGTAAATTATCATGGTCGACAATTCAGAGGTCACGGCGCATTGAAGTTTTGTTTTCTAGGGTTCCTGTTTGTTATTTTTTTTCTCCATCGTTGTCAAAAAGGAAAAAATTGTGGAGAGGTTATCCATCTTTAAATGCAAGCTCATTTGATTTGAAATCCAGATTCCAGATCAACCCATTTCTCGATGTCTCTGGCTAAATCCTCTGCTAGCCCAGTATAAGAATGTGGGGTTAGCTTTGAAAGCTTCGATCGAACCTCCTCCGGTAAGTCCAGACCATCAATGAATTGCTGCATGCTGTCCTTGGTGACAGCTTGGCCCCTCGTCAGTTCCTTCAGCTTCTCATAAGGTTCAGGTATTCCATATCTTCGCATCACCTACAAAGAGTAATAACAGTAACGTGATACATGCCTGATGCGCACACAATAAGCACTTTCTGACAGCAACCAGAACAGGGAATTCAAGGGGAAATAGACAGAAGAAAACAGATGCCTTACTGTTTGTATTGGCTCAGCAAGGACCTCCCAAGTTTGCTCCAAGTCTTCAACTAAACGCGATTCATTCACCTGTATAGGCACCAATTCAGCACAGAAGTTCTAGCCTGATCATAATTACTAAAAATGCATGCAAAAATTTAACCAAGTTATTCAGGTAGAGTAAAGAAGAGTAACGTCTGAAATTCCCATGCAATGGTCTAAGAATACAAGTATGTGAAGTTGAGCACTGCACAAAGGAACATCCTTATATCCTAAAGTCAGTTATCCTCAGCTGGTTTGAGTGGTGTGAACTTTTAGTTGGTTAAACGCCTACGCCTAGCAGTCACCACTAATTTATAGTGTATTTTCCCCTATCAAGCCAAAACTTGTGAAAAGAGCAAGTGGTGAGGTAGGTCTATCTGCTTGATCAATAAGCATTCTGCAAGTACTTAATAATCAtaaactaaaaattaaacatgcatCAACTATATTGAAGGACAACTATATCATCTGTAACGAGACAAAGGACAATCTCTGGGCCACCTACCTGAACCTTGCTGATTCCACGCATGGTAGCTTTGTAAGCCAATAGAGAATGACCTAATCCCATGCCCAAGTTTCTCAAAACAGTTGAGTCTGTCAGGTCACGCTGTCAATGATACAACATGGTGGTTCATTAGTATACGTATATACTAATGAGATGGTAAGTATAATTTAAGATTCAATCGCGCATAGGTGTCATGAATACAGGCACCAGATTTTCATCCTGACACCTCATGTTAGAAAAACTGAAATTGATGATTAGCGACAATACCTGCAACCGGGATATTGGCAGTTTCATGCTTATACTGGATAATATAGAATTTGCCTGACATAAATTGCCATCGCTATTTTCAAAATCAATGGGGTTGATTTTATGAGGCATAGTGGAAGAACCAACTTCACCAGCCTTTGGTATCTGAAAAAAGAATTTTGGAAGATGTTGCAAGTTAATATGAAAGATAAAAAATCAATACCATCAATTTGTTTCCTCGCAGTACAAGTTTAATCCTCCCAAACTGTAGTGTCAACCCTTTTTAGTTTACCTGCTTGAAGTATCCTAATGATATATAGGACCACATGTCTCTATCAAAATCAGTCAACACATTGTTGAACTGGGTGAATAGATTGAAGAGCTTCGATATGTAGTCATGAGGCTCAATCTGTAAAAGGGATAAAACTGCATCAGAACCAACAACATTGATGGCCCTAGAATTTGAGAAGCCTCCCTAATTGTGCAAGAACATTGAAGAGCAGAGAAGAAACTAAATGTCAAAATAAAGAATATAGATCACCTGAGTCACGTAGGGATTAAACTGCAAACCCAAGGATCTAACAAATTCTTCTGCCACCTTAGGCCAATCAACTTCAGGATATGCAACCACATCAGCATTGTAATTGCCGACAGCACCAGCAAACTTCCCTAGTATCTTCACCTCCGAGAAACTCTTTCCTATATCAGATAATCTGGCCGCAAAGTTTGCCATCTCCTTTCCCACGGTTGTTGGTGATGCTGGCTACATGCACGAATTGAAAACAATTTAAGATAGGATCCAAATCAAGTCTTTCTTGGCAAAGAAAAACGCATTCCACTAACATACAAGCAATTGAACAAGACAACTGTGTTCAATATTGCATCGAAAGAATTACTAAGCTGTACTCCACAA
It encodes:
- the LOC136546050 gene encoding uncharacterized protein, with the translated sequence MSAPPSLKAPATAVAGSPRSAAAPRTTGLSSARALPTRRLRCSASAAVAGASTEMADAPLDWAGRSLEELRSLPDHDTFCLMALAPLDGRYDRFVKELMPFFSEFGLIRYRVLIEIKWLLKLSQIPEITEVPQFSKEGQAFLNAIIENFCIDDAKEVKKIEKVTNHDVKAVEYFLKQRCSSNPEIAKVSEFFHFGCTSEDINNLSHALALKEGVNRVMFPAMIDIYRALCSLATQNSGYPMLARTHGQPASPTTVGKEMANFAARLSDIGKSFSEVKILGKFAGAVGNYNADVVAYPEVDWPKVAEEFVRSLGLQFNPYVTQIEPHDYISKLFNLFTQFNNVLTDFDRDMWSYISLGYFKQIPKAGEVGSSTMPHKINPIDFENSDGNLCQANSILSSISMKLPISRLQRDLTDSTVLRNLGMGLGHSLLAYKATMRGISKVQVNESRLVEDLEQTWEVLAEPIQTVMRRYGIPEPYEKLKELTRGQAVTKDSMQQFIDGLDLPEEVRSKLSKLTPHSYTGLAEDLARDIEKWVDLESGFQIK